From Styela clava chromosome 6, kaStyClav1.hap1.2, whole genome shotgun sequence, one genomic window encodes:
- the LOC120331764 gene encoding uncharacterized protein LOC120331764: MIALTLLILMSSSYVILSAPFENCQLPHNRELDIDKLSNSSWYVGLQTKDIASNILTCDRLNNFTSTDSGFSFVVKEHNYRDVEFVVHMNWNKNRNYHMSRKEDGAELYAAHAREMNGNYNAAIRAMDDYFFIADWLFLTDYTNYFAVFLCPTMKFCDTDLHIVWGYFPSPTPTLKQIAAFYNALHDQGISAKFHVSDCSEMNWSD; this comes from the exons ATGATTGCATTGACTTTATTAATTCTAATGTCATCATCGTATGTAATACTCTCGGCTCCATTCGAGAATTGCCAGCTTCCACATAATAGAGAACTTGACATTGACAAG CTATCAAACTCTTCCTGGTATGTCGGACTTCAGACGAAAGATATTGCATCAAACATACTCACTTGTGACAGATTAAACAACTTCACGTCCACTGATTCCGGTTTCAGTTTTGTCGTAAAAGAACACAATTACAG AGACGTGGAGTTTGTTGTCCATATGAACTGGAATAAGAACAGAAATTATCACATGAGCAGGAAAGAAGACG GGGCCGAACTTTATGCCGCCCATGCACGTGAAATGAACGGAAATTATAACGCAGCAATAAGAGCAATGG ACGACTATTTTTTTATTGCGGATTGGTTGTTTCTGACTGACTACACAAATTATTTTGCCGTGTTTTTATGTCCAACAATGAAATTCTGCGATACGG ATCTTCATATCGTTTGGGGATATTTCCCAAGTCCAACTCCAACTTTGAAACAAATCGCAGCATTTTACAATGCTCTTCATGATCAAGGAATATCTGCTAAATTCCACGTCTCAGATTGTTCAGAGATGAATTGGAGCGATTAA